From a region of the Equus przewalskii isolate Varuska chromosome 2, EquPr2, whole genome shotgun sequence genome:
- the ZMYM1 gene encoding zinc finger MYM-type protein 1 isoform X2, with the protein MFPKKKPVSLELEDSFASDTKMKEPLVDSKCDKAVAPQLGGLNEIKTELDNAQEYCQAQQPKTQENELKINTAFSDSASQLTTGIQLSLASSGMSKMLPSVSTAAIQVSCSGCKKILQKGQTAYQRKGSTQLFCSTPCIAEYISSASSPATPKRTCSNCSKDILNPKDVISVQLEDTTSSKSFCSQSCLSSYEEKRKPFVTICTNTILAKCSMCQKTTVIQYEVKYQNMKHSLCSTACFSKFHSANNLIMNCCENCGAYCYTSSSLFCILPMEGQSHYFSNSKSITAYKQPSDEMIETTNDLGKTELFCSVNCFSAYNKAKMESSTVNVSLVHSASTELLSPKKDTTPVISNIVSLAEAHVALPIMNSDVLQGTVSSVTANVIADISKSSPCESNSSVEQPSLSPSSSVLGQHTVGSSIEAQKDQVANQDATYSMKSVKISDGLCHSKLTSKIQKVKSKSRNIKKSWRSNFQHLGNSIKKDMMFCYSCQLFCQKKCSCGGESLAAQGISNWKKTLEKFRKHEKSEMHLKSLQFWREYQFCDEAINAHLSIRAKKIEENKKYLKLIIENILFFGKQCLPLRESDQSVSSVNKGSFLELVEIRAKDKGEEIFRLMNSQVDFYNSTQIQNDIIEIVKTEMLQDIVNEINVSSAFSIICDETTDSATKEQFSICVRYPQKTSKAILIKERFLGFIDVEEMTGTSLHRAIRTYLQQIGADLNKIHGQAYDSTTNLRGKFNKIAAEFKKEEPRALYVHCYAHFLDLAVIRFCKEVKELRSALNTLSSLFNTIHMSGEMSANFRNICKLSQNKTCKKHTSHSCWTIHDRTLLSVIEGLPEIIETLEVVSSHSSNTSLADELNDLLTLVSKFEFIFCLKFLYRVLSVTGILSKELQSETIDIFSLSSKIEAILECLSSERSDVYFKTVWDGAEEICQKITCKGFEVERPSFQKKRKIQKTIDLGNSDSMFFPTSTEEQYKINIYYQGLDTILQNLKLCFSEFDYCKVKQISELLFKWHEPLNEATAKHVQEFYKLDADIIPELRFYRQYAKLNFVIDYDCINFINLGYLFIQHGLHNNIPCISKLLYIALSWPITSASAENSFSTLPRLKTYLCRTMGQVKLSGLALMAVEQELVNKLMEPERLNGIVEKFIHQMKEI; encoded by the exons ATGTTCCCCAAGAAGAAACCCGTTAGTTTGGAACTGGAGGATTCCTTTGCATCAGATACTAAGATGAAAGAACCACTGGTAGATAGTAAATGTGACAAGGCAGTGGCACCACAACTAGGGGGGCTAAATGAAATTAAGACGGAACTCGACAATGCTCAG GAGTATTGTCAAGCCCAACAGCCCAAAACTCAGGAGaatgaactgaaaataaataCTGCGTTTTCAGACAGTG CTTCGCAGTTGACTACAGGCATTCAGCTTTCTCTGGCATCATCTGGCATGAGTAAAATGCTTCCTTCAGTTTCAACCGCAGCTATTCAGGTTTCCTGTTCTGGTtgtaaaaaaattcttcagaaaggGCAAACTGCTTATCAGAGGAAAGGGTCCACTCAGCTCTTCTGCTCCACACCGTGCATCGCTGAATACATTTCATCTGCCAGTTCACCAGCAACTCCCAAGAGAACTTGTTCTAACTGCTCAAA agacaTCTTAAATCCAAAGGATGTGATCAGTGTCCAGCTGGAAGATACTACCTCTAGCAAAAGTTTTTGCAGCCAATCTTGTCTTTCAtcatatgaagaaaaaagaaaaccatttgtTACCATATGTACTAATACCATTTTAGCCAagtgcagcatgtgtcagaagaCTACTGTT ATTCAGTATGAAGTAAAATACCAGAACATGAAACATAGTCTTTGCAGTACTGCCTGTTTTTCAAAGTTTCACTCTGCTAACAACCTCATCATGAACTGTTGTGAGAACTGTGGAGCTTACTGTTACACCAGCTCTAGTCTGTTCTGTATACTTCCGATGGAAGGACAGTCTCATTACTTTAGTAATTCAAAGAGTATTACAGCATATAAGCAG CCCTCAGATGAAATGATTGAGACTACCAATGACTTGGGGAAGACAGAGCTGTTCTGCTCTGTCAATTGTTTCTCTGCTTACAATAAAGCTAAGATGGAATCTTCTACAG taaaTGTTTCCTTGGTGCATAGTGCTTCAACGGAGcttctttctccaaagaaagaTACGACTCCAGTTATAAGCAATATTGTGTCATTGGCAGAAGCTCATGTTGCCCTGCCCATCATGAACTCTGATGTCTTACAAG gtACAGTTTCTTCAGTAACAGCAAATGTCATTGCAGAT ATTTCTAAGAGTTCACCCTGTGAATCAAATAGTAGTGTGGAACAGCCAAGCCTTTCACCGTCTTCATCCGTACTCGGTCAGCATACAGTTGGCTCCAGTATAGAAGCACAGAAAGATCAAGTGGCAAACCAAGATGCTACATACAGTATGAAATCTGTGAAAATAAGTGATGGACTGTGTCACTCAAAACTTACATCCAAAatacaaaaagttaaaagtaaatcacgaaatattaaaaaatcttggCGTTCAAATTTTCAGCATTTGGGAAACAGTATTAAAAAGGATATGATGTTCTGTTATTCATGCCAGTTGTTCTGCCAAAAAAAATGTAGCTGTGGGGGAGAGTCACTTGCGGCCCAAGGAATTTCTAATTGGAAAAAAACTCTGGAAAAATTCAGAAAGCATGAAAAAAGTGAAATGCATTTGAAGTCATTGCAATTTTGGAGGGAATACCAGTTTTGTGATGAAGCTATCAATGCTCACTTATCTATTCGTgcaaaaaagattgaagaaaataaaaagtacctAAAGcttataattgaaaatattttattttttggaaagcaGTGTTTACCCTTAAGAGAAAGTGACCAGTCTgtttcatctgtgaataaaggcAGTTTTTTAGAATTGGTAGAAATTAGAGCaaaagataaaggagaagaaatatttcGACTTATGAATTCGCAAGTTGACTTCTATAATAGTACACAAATTCAAAATGATATTATTGAAATAGTAAAGACTGAAATGTTGCAAGATATTGTGAATGAGATCAATGTCTCCTCAGCTTTTTCAATAATATGTGATGAGACCACTGACAGTGCCACTAAAGAACAGTTTTCAATTTGTGTAAGATACCCACAAAAAACCTCAAAGGCTATCTTGATTAAAGAAAGGTTCTTGGGTTTTATCGATGTTGAGGAGATGACTGGGACCAGTTTGCATAGGGCTATCAGAACTTACCTGCAGCAAATTGGAGCTGATTTGAATAAAATACATGGCCAGGCCTATGATAGTACCACTAATTTGAGgggaaaatttaataaaatcgCAGCAGAATTCAAGAAGGAAGAGCCAAGAGCTTTATACGTACATTGTTATGCACATTTTTTGGATTTAGCGGTGATTAGGTTTTGTAAAGAAGTAAAAGAACTCCGAAGTGCCCTAAATACTCTCAGTTCTTTGTTCAACACTATTCATATGTCTGGGGAAATGTCTGCAAATTTTCGAAACATTTGTAAGCTAAGTCAAAACAAAACATGCAAGAAACATACATCACATTCATGTTGGACAATCCATGATCGTACATTACTATCTGTGATTGAGGGTCTTCCAGAGATTATTGAAACACTGGAAGTTGTATCAAGCCATTCTTCAAACACAAGTTTGGCCGATGAATTGAATGATTTGTTGACATTGGTTTCCAAATttgaatttatcttttgtttgaaatttctTTATCGGGTGCTAAGTGTTACAGGAATTCTTTCCAAAGAGCTTCAAAGTGAAACCATAgacattttctccttgtcttcaaAAATAGAAGCAATTTTGGAATGTTTATCATCTGAAAGAAGTGATGTGTATTTCAAAACTGTCTGGGATGGAGCAGAGGAAATATGTCAGAAAATAACCTGTAAAGGTTTTGAAGTTGAAAGAccttcttttcagaaaaaaagaaaaattcagaaaacaatagATCTTGGCAATTCAGATAGTATGTTTTTTCCTACCTCAACAGAAgaacaatataaaattaatatttattaccaAGGATTGGATACtatattacaaaatttaaaattatgtttttcagaGTTTGATTATTGCAAAGTGAAGCAGATTTCAGAACTGTTATTTAAATGGCATGAACCATTAAATGAAGCAACAGCCAAACATGTCCAAGAATTTTATAAACTTGATGCAGACATCATTCCAGAACTTAGATTTTATCGGCAATATGCAAAGCTCAACTTTGTCATAGATTATGATTGTATCAATTTCATCAATCTTGGCTATTTGTTTATTCAGCATGGTCTTCACAATAATATTCCTTGCATATCAAAGCTATTATACATTGCTTTGTCTTGGCCGATTACTTCAGCAAGTGCTGAAAACTCATTTTCTACACTGCCTCGtcttaaaacatatttatgtCGTACCATGGGACAAGTGAAGCTTAGTGGCCTGGCCCTAATGGCTGTTGAGCAGGAATTGGTAAATAAACTGATGGAGCCTGAAAGACTGAATGGAATTGTGGAAAAGTTTATCCATCAGATGAAAGAAATATAG
- the ZMYM1 gene encoding zinc finger MYM-type protein 1 isoform X5: MLLCLEFTHYTSSADVPDRLERLKKERFSADILNPKDVISVQLEDTTSSKSFCSQSCLSSYEEKRKPFVTICTNTILAKCSMCQKTTVIQYEVKYQNMKHSLCSTACFSKFHSANNLIMNCCENCGAYCYTSSSLFCILPMEGQSHYFSNSKSITAYKQKPAKTLTSVLCKSLKPSDEMIETTNDLGKTELFCSVNCFSAYNKAKMESSTVNVSLVHSASTELLSPKKDTTPVISNIVSLAEAHVALPIMNSDVLQGTVSSVTANVIADISKSSPCESNSSVEQPSLSPSSSVLGQHTVGSSIEAQKDQVANQDATYSMKSVKISDGLCHSKLTSKIQKVKSKSRNIKKSWRSNFQHLGNSIKKDMMFCYSCQLFCQKKCSCGGESLAAQGISNWKKTLEKFRKHEKSEMHLKSLQFWREYQFCDEAINAHLSIRAKKIEENKKYLKLIIENILFFGKQCLPLRESDQSVSSVNKGSFLELVEIRAKDKGEEIFRLMNSQVDFYNSTQIQNDIIEIVKTEMLQDIVNEINVSSAFSIICDETTDSATKEQFSICVRYPQKTSKAILIKERFLGFIDVEEMTGTSLHRAIRTYLQQIGADLNKIHGQAYDSTTNLRGKFNKIAAEFKKEEPRALYVHCYAHFLDLAVIRFCKEVKELRSALNTLSSLFNTIHMSGEMSANFRNICKLSQNKTCKKHTSHSCWTIHDRTLLSVIEGLPEIIETLEVVSSHSSNTSLADELNDLLTLVSKFEFIFCLKFLYRVLSVTGILSKELQSETIDIFSLSSKIEAILECLSSERSDVYFKTVWDGAEEICQKITCKGFEVERPSFQKKRKIQKTIDLGNSDSMFFPTSTEEQYKINIYYQGLDTILQNLKLCFSEFDYCKVKQISELLFKWHEPLNEATAKHVQEFYKLDADIIPELRFYRQYAKLNFVIDYDCINFINLGYLFIQHGLHNNIPCISKLLYIALSWPITSASAENSFSTLPRLKTYLCRTMGQVKLSGLALMAVEQELVNKLMEPERLNGIVEKFIHQMKEI; this comes from the exons ATGTTGCTATGTTTGGAGTTTACCCATTATACATCTTCAGCAGATGTCCCAGACAGATTGGAAAGGCTGAAGAAGGAAAGATTTAGTGC agacaTCTTAAATCCAAAGGATGTGATCAGTGTCCAGCTGGAAGATACTACCTCTAGCAAAAGTTTTTGCAGCCAATCTTGTCTTTCAtcatatgaagaaaaaagaaaaccatttgtTACCATATGTACTAATACCATTTTAGCCAagtgcagcatgtgtcagaagaCTACTGTT ATTCAGTATGAAGTAAAATACCAGAACATGAAACATAGTCTTTGCAGTACTGCCTGTTTTTCAAAGTTTCACTCTGCTAACAACCTCATCATGAACTGTTGTGAGAACTGTGGAGCTTACTGTTACACCAGCTCTAGTCTGTTCTGTATACTTCCGATGGAAGGACAGTCTCATTACTTTAGTAATTCAAAGAGTATTACAGCATATAAGCAG AAACCAGCTAAAACACTTACATCTGTTCTTTGCAAATCGTTGAAGCCCTCAGATGAAATGATTGAGACTACCAATGACTTGGGGAAGACAGAGCTGTTCTGCTCTGTCAATTGTTTCTCTGCTTACAATAAAGCTAAGATGGAATCTTCTACAG taaaTGTTTCCTTGGTGCATAGTGCTTCAACGGAGcttctttctccaaagaaagaTACGACTCCAGTTATAAGCAATATTGTGTCATTGGCAGAAGCTCATGTTGCCCTGCCCATCATGAACTCTGATGTCTTACAAG gtACAGTTTCTTCAGTAACAGCAAATGTCATTGCAGAT ATTTCTAAGAGTTCACCCTGTGAATCAAATAGTAGTGTGGAACAGCCAAGCCTTTCACCGTCTTCATCCGTACTCGGTCAGCATACAGTTGGCTCCAGTATAGAAGCACAGAAAGATCAAGTGGCAAACCAAGATGCTACATACAGTATGAAATCTGTGAAAATAAGTGATGGACTGTGTCACTCAAAACTTACATCCAAAatacaaaaagttaaaagtaaatcacgaaatattaaaaaatcttggCGTTCAAATTTTCAGCATTTGGGAAACAGTATTAAAAAGGATATGATGTTCTGTTATTCATGCCAGTTGTTCTGCCAAAAAAAATGTAGCTGTGGGGGAGAGTCACTTGCGGCCCAAGGAATTTCTAATTGGAAAAAAACTCTGGAAAAATTCAGAAAGCATGAAAAAAGTGAAATGCATTTGAAGTCATTGCAATTTTGGAGGGAATACCAGTTTTGTGATGAAGCTATCAATGCTCACTTATCTATTCGTgcaaaaaagattgaagaaaataaaaagtacctAAAGcttataattgaaaatattttattttttggaaagcaGTGTTTACCCTTAAGAGAAAGTGACCAGTCTgtttcatctgtgaataaaggcAGTTTTTTAGAATTGGTAGAAATTAGAGCaaaagataaaggagaagaaatatttcGACTTATGAATTCGCAAGTTGACTTCTATAATAGTACACAAATTCAAAATGATATTATTGAAATAGTAAAGACTGAAATGTTGCAAGATATTGTGAATGAGATCAATGTCTCCTCAGCTTTTTCAATAATATGTGATGAGACCACTGACAGTGCCACTAAAGAACAGTTTTCAATTTGTGTAAGATACCCACAAAAAACCTCAAAGGCTATCTTGATTAAAGAAAGGTTCTTGGGTTTTATCGATGTTGAGGAGATGACTGGGACCAGTTTGCATAGGGCTATCAGAACTTACCTGCAGCAAATTGGAGCTGATTTGAATAAAATACATGGCCAGGCCTATGATAGTACCACTAATTTGAGgggaaaatttaataaaatcgCAGCAGAATTCAAGAAGGAAGAGCCAAGAGCTTTATACGTACATTGTTATGCACATTTTTTGGATTTAGCGGTGATTAGGTTTTGTAAAGAAGTAAAAGAACTCCGAAGTGCCCTAAATACTCTCAGTTCTTTGTTCAACACTATTCATATGTCTGGGGAAATGTCTGCAAATTTTCGAAACATTTGTAAGCTAAGTCAAAACAAAACATGCAAGAAACATACATCACATTCATGTTGGACAATCCATGATCGTACATTACTATCTGTGATTGAGGGTCTTCCAGAGATTATTGAAACACTGGAAGTTGTATCAAGCCATTCTTCAAACACAAGTTTGGCCGATGAATTGAATGATTTGTTGACATTGGTTTCCAAATttgaatttatcttttgtttgaaatttctTTATCGGGTGCTAAGTGTTACAGGAATTCTTTCCAAAGAGCTTCAAAGTGAAACCATAgacattttctccttgtcttcaaAAATAGAAGCAATTTTGGAATGTTTATCATCTGAAAGAAGTGATGTGTATTTCAAAACTGTCTGGGATGGAGCAGAGGAAATATGTCAGAAAATAACCTGTAAAGGTTTTGAAGTTGAAAGAccttcttttcagaaaaaaagaaaaattcagaaaacaatagATCTTGGCAATTCAGATAGTATGTTTTTTCCTACCTCAACAGAAgaacaatataaaattaatatttattaccaAGGATTGGATACtatattacaaaatttaaaattatgtttttcagaGTTTGATTATTGCAAAGTGAAGCAGATTTCAGAACTGTTATTTAAATGGCATGAACCATTAAATGAAGCAACAGCCAAACATGTCCAAGAATTTTATAAACTTGATGCAGACATCATTCCAGAACTTAGATTTTATCGGCAATATGCAAAGCTCAACTTTGTCATAGATTATGATTGTATCAATTTCATCAATCTTGGCTATTTGTTTATTCAGCATGGTCTTCACAATAATATTCCTTGCATATCAAAGCTATTATACATTGCTTTGTCTTGGCCGATTACTTCAGCAAGTGCTGAAAACTCATTTTCTACACTGCCTCGtcttaaaacatatttatgtCGTACCATGGGACAAGTGAAGCTTAGTGGCCTGGCCCTAATGGCTGTTGAGCAGGAATTGGTAAATAAACTGATGGAGCCTGAAAGACTGAATGGAATTGTGGAAAAGTTTATCCATCAGATGAAAGAAATATAG
- the ZMYM1 gene encoding zinc finger MYM-type protein 1 isoform X8, translating to MVSRRSCFEKPRAEGGPERNLDILNPKDVISVQLEDTTSSKSFCSQSCLSSYEEKRKPFVTICTNTILAKCSMCQKTTVIQYEVKYQNMKHSLCSTACFSKFHSANNLIMNCCENCGAYCYTSSSLFCILPMEGQSHYFSNSKSITAYKQPSDEMIETTNDLGKTELFCSVNCFSAYNKAKMESSTVNVSLVHSASTELLSPKKDTTPVISNIVSLAEAHVALPIMNSDVLQGTVSSVTANVIADISKSSPCESNSSVEQPSLSPSSSVLGQHTVGSSIEAQKDQVANQDATYSMKSVKISDGLCHSKLTSKIQKVKSKSRNIKKSWRSNFQHLGNSIKKDMMFCYSCQLFCQKKCSCGGESLAAQGISNWKKTLEKFRKHEKSEMHLKSLQFWREYQFCDEAINAHLSIRAKKIEENKKYLKLIIENILFFGKQCLPLRESDQSVSSVNKGSFLELVEIRAKDKGEEIFRLMNSQVDFYNSTQIQNDIIEIVKTEMLQDIVNEINVSSAFSIICDETTDSATKEQFSICVRYPQKTSKAILIKERFLGFIDVEEMTGTSLHRAIRTYLQQIGADLNKIHGQAYDSTTNLRGKFNKIAAEFKKEEPRALYVHCYAHFLDLAVIRFCKEVKELRSALNTLSSLFNTIHMSGEMSANFRNICKLSQNKTCKKHTSHSCWTIHDRTLLSVIEGLPEIIETLEVVSSHSSNTSLADELNDLLTLVSKFEFIFCLKFLYRVLSVTGILSKELQSETIDIFSLSSKIEAILECLSSERSDVYFKTVWDGAEEICQKITCKGFEVERPSFQKKRKIQKTIDLGNSDSMFFPTSTEEQYKINIYYQGLDTILQNLKLCFSEFDYCKVKQISELLFKWHEPLNEATAKHVQEFYKLDADIIPELRFYRQYAKLNFVIDYDCINFINLGYLFIQHGLHNNIPCISKLLYIALSWPITSASAENSFSTLPRLKTYLCRTMGQVKLSGLALMAVEQELVNKLMEPERLNGIVEKFIHQMKEI from the exons agacaTCTTAAATCCAAAGGATGTGATCAGTGTCCAGCTGGAAGATACTACCTCTAGCAAAAGTTTTTGCAGCCAATCTTGTCTTTCAtcatatgaagaaaaaagaaaaccatttgtTACCATATGTACTAATACCATTTTAGCCAagtgcagcatgtgtcagaagaCTACTGTT ATTCAGTATGAAGTAAAATACCAGAACATGAAACATAGTCTTTGCAGTACTGCCTGTTTTTCAAAGTTTCACTCTGCTAACAACCTCATCATGAACTGTTGTGAGAACTGTGGAGCTTACTGTTACACCAGCTCTAGTCTGTTCTGTATACTTCCGATGGAAGGACAGTCTCATTACTTTAGTAATTCAAAGAGTATTACAGCATATAAGCAG CCCTCAGATGAAATGATTGAGACTACCAATGACTTGGGGAAGACAGAGCTGTTCTGCTCTGTCAATTGTTTCTCTGCTTACAATAAAGCTAAGATGGAATCTTCTACAG taaaTGTTTCCTTGGTGCATAGTGCTTCAACGGAGcttctttctccaaagaaagaTACGACTCCAGTTATAAGCAATATTGTGTCATTGGCAGAAGCTCATGTTGCCCTGCCCATCATGAACTCTGATGTCTTACAAG gtACAGTTTCTTCAGTAACAGCAAATGTCATTGCAGAT ATTTCTAAGAGTTCACCCTGTGAATCAAATAGTAGTGTGGAACAGCCAAGCCTTTCACCGTCTTCATCCGTACTCGGTCAGCATACAGTTGGCTCCAGTATAGAAGCACAGAAAGATCAAGTGGCAAACCAAGATGCTACATACAGTATGAAATCTGTGAAAATAAGTGATGGACTGTGTCACTCAAAACTTACATCCAAAatacaaaaagttaaaagtaaatcacgaaatattaaaaaatcttggCGTTCAAATTTTCAGCATTTGGGAAACAGTATTAAAAAGGATATGATGTTCTGTTATTCATGCCAGTTGTTCTGCCAAAAAAAATGTAGCTGTGGGGGAGAGTCACTTGCGGCCCAAGGAATTTCTAATTGGAAAAAAACTCTGGAAAAATTCAGAAAGCATGAAAAAAGTGAAATGCATTTGAAGTCATTGCAATTTTGGAGGGAATACCAGTTTTGTGATGAAGCTATCAATGCTCACTTATCTATTCGTgcaaaaaagattgaagaaaataaaaagtacctAAAGcttataattgaaaatattttattttttggaaagcaGTGTTTACCCTTAAGAGAAAGTGACCAGTCTgtttcatctgtgaataaaggcAGTTTTTTAGAATTGGTAGAAATTAGAGCaaaagataaaggagaagaaatatttcGACTTATGAATTCGCAAGTTGACTTCTATAATAGTACACAAATTCAAAATGATATTATTGAAATAGTAAAGACTGAAATGTTGCAAGATATTGTGAATGAGATCAATGTCTCCTCAGCTTTTTCAATAATATGTGATGAGACCACTGACAGTGCCACTAAAGAACAGTTTTCAATTTGTGTAAGATACCCACAAAAAACCTCAAAGGCTATCTTGATTAAAGAAAGGTTCTTGGGTTTTATCGATGTTGAGGAGATGACTGGGACCAGTTTGCATAGGGCTATCAGAACTTACCTGCAGCAAATTGGAGCTGATTTGAATAAAATACATGGCCAGGCCTATGATAGTACCACTAATTTGAGgggaaaatttaataaaatcgCAGCAGAATTCAAGAAGGAAGAGCCAAGAGCTTTATACGTACATTGTTATGCACATTTTTTGGATTTAGCGGTGATTAGGTTTTGTAAAGAAGTAAAAGAACTCCGAAGTGCCCTAAATACTCTCAGTTCTTTGTTCAACACTATTCATATGTCTGGGGAAATGTCTGCAAATTTTCGAAACATTTGTAAGCTAAGTCAAAACAAAACATGCAAGAAACATACATCACATTCATGTTGGACAATCCATGATCGTACATTACTATCTGTGATTGAGGGTCTTCCAGAGATTATTGAAACACTGGAAGTTGTATCAAGCCATTCTTCAAACACAAGTTTGGCCGATGAATTGAATGATTTGTTGACATTGGTTTCCAAATttgaatttatcttttgtttgaaatttctTTATCGGGTGCTAAGTGTTACAGGAATTCTTTCCAAAGAGCTTCAAAGTGAAACCATAgacattttctccttgtcttcaaAAATAGAAGCAATTTTGGAATGTTTATCATCTGAAAGAAGTGATGTGTATTTCAAAACTGTCTGGGATGGAGCAGAGGAAATATGTCAGAAAATAACCTGTAAAGGTTTTGAAGTTGAAAGAccttcttttcagaaaaaaagaaaaattcagaaaacaatagATCTTGGCAATTCAGATAGTATGTTTTTTCCTACCTCAACAGAAgaacaatataaaattaatatttattaccaAGGATTGGATACtatattacaaaatttaaaattatgtttttcagaGTTTGATTATTGCAAAGTGAAGCAGATTTCAGAACTGTTATTTAAATGGCATGAACCATTAAATGAAGCAACAGCCAAACATGTCCAAGAATTTTATAAACTTGATGCAGACATCATTCCAGAACTTAGATTTTATCGGCAATATGCAAAGCTCAACTTTGTCATAGATTATGATTGTATCAATTTCATCAATCTTGGCTATTTGTTTATTCAGCATGGTCTTCACAATAATATTCCTTGCATATCAAAGCTATTATACATTGCTTTGTCTTGGCCGATTACTTCAGCAAGTGCTGAAAACTCATTTTCTACACTGCCTCGtcttaaaacatatttatgtCGTACCATGGGACAAGTGAAGCTTAGTGGCCTGGCCCTAATGGCTGTTGAGCAGGAATTGGTAAATAAACTGATGGAGCCTGAAAGACTGAATGGAATTGTGGAAAAGTTTATCCATCAGATGAAAGAAATATAG